The Fictibacillus arsenicus genome contains a region encoding:
- a CDS encoding GapA-binding peptide SR1P, with the protein MGVIICQTCETTIEHFEEEKVTTLYSKTCPHCQEQAKLQK; encoded by the coding sequence ATGGGAGTAATCATTTGCCAAACGTGTGAGACAACAATTGAACATTTTGAAGAGGAAAAGGTAACAACGTTGTATTCGAAAACATGTCCACATTGCCAAGAGCAAGCTAAATTACAAAAATAA